A single region of the Acidithiobacillus acidisediminis genome encodes:
- the soxX gene encoding sulfur oxidation c-type cytochrome SoxX, with protein MNAHRRTRAGILTGLTGALLLVATAASAAPAVNNIEAGRTLAFNRAKGNCLACHALPGGTQAGDVGPALPMKGVTFQQMFQTKEKLVAFLSDPEKLFPYANMPEFGKNKVLTHQELEQVADYLWSLK; from the coding sequence ATGAACGCTCACAGACGCACACGCGCGGGGATTCTTACCGGTCTGACTGGCGCCCTACTATTGGTCGCCACGGCTGCCAGTGCTGCCCCAGCGGTCAATAATATTGAAGCTGGTCGCACCTTGGCCTTTAACCGAGCCAAGGGGAATTGTCTGGCTTGCCATGCCCTTCCCGGCGGCACGCAAGCGGGCGACGTTGGCCCGGCCCTGCCGATGAAAGGTGTGACCTTTCAGCAAATGTTCCAGACCAAGGAAAAATTGGTCGCCTTCCTGTCGGATCCTGAAAAGCTATTCCCCTACGCCAACATGCCGGAGTTTGGGAAAAATAAGGTCCTGACACATCAAGAGCTGGAACAGGTTGCCGATTATCTCTGGTCGTTGAAATAA
- the soxY gene encoding thiosulfate oxidation carrier protein SoxY produces the protein MKQMQRRQFLGTGVTAAAVAAVAGTGLLRAGNAFADNVAGWPAKAFDAKVLDAAMTDSVGKTSVPVSSKVSLKAPTIAENGGAVPVTIEVDSPMTADDYIDTVWLFVDHNPTPLASQFTFTPACGKAYIQQRIKMAKTDHVRVVAKTNKGELMASAPREVKVTIGGCGG, from the coding sequence ATGAAGCAAATGCAACGTAGACAATTTCTCGGCACTGGCGTAACCGCTGCTGCCGTAGCCGCCGTCGCTGGCACTGGCCTGTTACGCGCCGGCAATGCCTTCGCTGACAACGTCGCCGGATGGCCTGCCAAGGCCTTCGATGCCAAGGTTTTGGATGCGGCAATGACGGATTCCGTTGGTAAGACCAGTGTCCCTGTTTCGTCAAAGGTATCGCTCAAAGCGCCGACCATTGCCGAAAATGGTGGCGCCGTGCCGGTTACTATTGAAGTGGATTCACCGATGACTGCCGACGACTACATTGATACCGTTTGGTTATTTGTCGACCATAACCCCACCCCATTAGCGAGCCAGTTCACCTTCACCCCGGCCTGCGGTAAAGCGTACATTCAACAACGCATCAAGATGGCCAAGACCGACCACGTCCGCGTTGTTGCCAAGACCAACAAAGGGGAATTGATGGCCTCGGCACCCCGTGAAGTCAAAGTCACCATTGGTGGCTGCGGCGGCTGA
- the soxZ gene encoding thiosulfate oxidation carrier complex protein SoxZ: MAAPLGNPMIRMPGSAKKGDIVEVRSLIMNPMTTGLVKDKKTGKLIPAHFIQTVTITFNDKPLLDIDWSTAVSANPYLAFKMRAEESGTVKMTWKDNTNGSWSATSKITVS, from the coding sequence ATGGCAGCACCACTTGGCAATCCAATGATCCGTATGCCCGGGAGCGCAAAGAAGGGGGATATTGTAGAAGTCCGCTCCCTGATCATGAATCCCATGACTACGGGTCTGGTGAAAGATAAGAAAACCGGCAAACTCATTCCTGCACATTTCATTCAGACGGTTACCATCACCTTCAACGACAAGCCACTGTTGGATATCGATTGGAGTACGGCGGTCAGTGCCAACCCCTACCTAGCGTTCAAAATGCGCGCGGAGGAAAGCGGCACCGTAAAAATGACCTGGAAGGACAACACCAACGGCTCCTGGAGTGCAACGTCAAAAATTACCGTGAGCTGA